The Streptomonospora litoralis genome window below encodes:
- the ilvC gene encoding ketol-acid reductoisomerase — MAAEMYYDDAADLSVIQGRTVAVIGYGSQGHAHALSLRDSGVDVRIGLAEGSKSRPKAEEAGLRVVTPAEAAQEADLIVILVPDHNHRDLYENEIAPHLKAGDALFFGHGFSIRYGLIQPPADVDVAMIAPKGPGHLVRRQFEEGRGVPVLVAVEQDPSGSAWGLALSYAKGIGGTRAGALKTTFTEETETDLFGEQTVLCGGLAELIKAGFSTLTEAGYQPEVAYFECLHEVKLIVDLMYEGGISKMNWSVSDNAEYGGYTRGPRIITEQTREEMRRVLSEIQDGSYAREMVAEFDEGRPNFLKRREAEQGEPIEQVGAELRPLMSWLKG, encoded by the coding sequence GTGGCAGCAGAGATGTACTACGACGACGCCGCGGATCTGAGCGTCATCCAGGGGCGCACCGTCGCCGTGATCGGTTACGGCAGCCAGGGGCACGCGCACGCGCTGTCGCTGCGGGACTCCGGCGTGGACGTGCGCATCGGGCTCGCCGAGGGCTCCAAGAGCCGCCCGAAGGCCGAGGAGGCCGGCCTCCGGGTCGTCACGCCCGCCGAGGCCGCCCAGGAGGCCGACCTCATCGTCATCCTGGTCCCCGACCACAACCACCGCGATCTCTACGAGAACGAGATCGCCCCCCACCTCAAGGCCGGGGACGCGCTGTTCTTCGGGCACGGCTTCAGCATCCGCTACGGCCTCATCCAGCCGCCGGCCGACGTCGACGTCGCCATGATCGCCCCCAAGGGTCCGGGCCACCTGGTGCGCCGGCAGTTCGAGGAGGGCCGCGGCGTCCCGGTACTCGTCGCCGTGGAGCAAGACCCCTCCGGATCGGCCTGGGGCCTGGCCCTGTCCTACGCCAAGGGCATCGGCGGCACCCGCGCCGGCGCGCTGAAGACCACCTTCACCGAGGAGACCGAGACCGACCTCTTCGGCGAGCAGACGGTGCTCTGCGGCGGCCTGGCGGAGCTGATCAAGGCCGGGTTCTCCACCCTGACCGAGGCCGGCTACCAGCCCGAGGTGGCCTACTTCGAGTGCCTGCACGAGGTCAAGCTCATCGTCGACCTCATGTACGAGGGCGGCATCTCCAAGATGAACTGGTCGGTCTCCGACAACGCCGAGTACGGCGGTTACACCCGCGGGCCGCGCATCATCACCGAGCAGACCCGCGAGGAGATGCGCCGGGTGCTCTCGGAGATCCAGGACGGCAGCTACGCACGTGAGATGGTGGCCGAGTTCGACGAGGGCCGCCCCAACTTCCTCAAGCGCCGCGAGGCCGAGCAGGGCGAGCCGATCGAGCAGGTGGGCGCCGAGCTGCGCCCGCTGATGAGCTGGCTGAAGGGATAG
- the serA gene encoding phosphoglycerate dehydrogenase: MPKPSVLVAEELSPAGLALLEGDFEVRHASGADRSELLPALADVDALIVRSATQVDAEALAAAPRLKVVARAGVGLDNVDVDAATKAGVLVVNAPTSNIISAAEQAINLLLATSRNTAPAHNALINGEWKRSKYTGVEVYDKTVGVVGLGRIGALVAQRLAAFGTHIIAYDPYVQPTRAAQIGVEMVTLDELLRRSDYITIHLPKNKDTLGLIGDDALSKVKPSVRVINAARGGILDEDALYRALKDGRVAGAGIDVWASEPNTDSPLFEFESVVVAPHLGASTAEAQEKAGTQVARSVKLALSGEFVPDAVNVQGGAVAEDVKPGLPLTEKLGRIFTSLARGVADRIDVEVRGEIAAYDVKVLELAALKGVFGDVVEEAVTFVNAPLLAKERGVEVNLVTSEDHSDWRNLITVRGLLPDGQRVSVSGTLSGPRHHEKLVEINGYTMEIPVNEHMVFLSYVDRPGIVGKVGALLGEARINIAGMQVSRDTEGGTALITLTVDSSIPDATLESISTEIEAEKTRQVDLGE, encoded by the coding sequence GTGCCTAAGCCCTCCGTTCTCGTCGCGGAAGAACTCTCCCCCGCCGGTCTCGCGCTGCTGGAAGGCGACTTCGAAGTCCGCCACGCCAGCGGCGCCGACCGCTCCGAGCTGCTGCCGGCTCTCGCCGACGTCGACGCCCTGATCGTGCGCAGCGCGACCCAGGTCGACGCCGAGGCGCTGGCGGCCGCACCCCGGCTCAAGGTCGTGGCGCGCGCCGGAGTGGGGCTGGACAACGTCGACGTCGATGCGGCGACCAAGGCCGGCGTCCTCGTCGTCAACGCGCCCACATCCAACATCATCAGCGCCGCCGAGCAGGCCATCAACCTGCTGCTGGCCACCTCCCGCAACACCGCCCCCGCGCACAACGCCCTGATCAACGGTGAGTGGAAGCGCTCGAAGTACACCGGTGTCGAGGTCTACGACAAGACCGTCGGCGTCGTCGGGCTGGGCCGGATCGGCGCGCTGGTGGCGCAGCGGCTCGCGGCCTTCGGCACGCACATCATCGCCTACGACCCCTATGTGCAGCCCACTCGCGCGGCCCAGATCGGCGTCGAGATGGTGACGCTGGACGAACTGCTGCGGCGCAGCGACTACATCACCATCCACCTGCCCAAGAACAAGGACACCCTCGGCCTCATCGGCGACGACGCGCTGTCGAAGGTGAAGCCGAGCGTACGCGTCATCAACGCCGCTCGCGGCGGCATCCTCGACGAGGACGCGCTCTACCGCGCGCTCAAGGACGGCCGCGTCGCCGGCGCGGGCATCGACGTGTGGGCCTCCGAGCCCAACACCGACAGCCCGCTGTTCGAGTTCGAGAGCGTCGTGGTGGCCCCGCACCTGGGCGCCAGCACCGCCGAGGCCCAGGAGAAGGCCGGCACCCAGGTCGCCCGCTCGGTGAAGCTGGCGCTGTCGGGCGAGTTCGTCCCCGACGCGGTCAACGTGCAGGGCGGCGCGGTCGCCGAGGACGTCAAGCCGGGCCTGCCGCTGACCGAGAAGCTCGGGCGCATCTTCACCTCGCTGGCGCGGGGCGTGGCCGACCGCATCGACGTCGAGGTCCGCGGCGAGATCGCGGCCTACGACGTGAAGGTGCTGGAGCTGGCCGCGCTCAAGGGCGTCTTCGGCGACGTGGTCGAGGAGGCGGTGACCTTCGTCAACGCGCCGCTGCTGGCCAAGGAGCGCGGTGTCGAGGTGAACCTGGTCACCAGTGAGGACCACTCCGACTGGCGCAACCTCATCACGGTGCGCGGTCTGCTGCCGGACGGCCAGCGGGTGTCGGTCTCGGGCACGCTGTCGGGCCCGCGCCACCACGAGAAGCTGGTGGAGATCAACGGTTACACCATGGAGATCCCCGTCAACGAGCACATGGTGTTCCTCTCCTACGTCGACCGGCCCGGCATCGTGGGCAAGGTCGGCGCGCTGCTGGGCGAGGCGCGGATCAACATCGCGGGCATGCAGGTCAGCCGCGACACCGAGGGCGGCACGGCGCTGATCACGCTGACCGTCGACTCCTCGATCCCCGACGCCACGCTGGAGTCGATCTCCACCGAGATCGAGGCCGAGAAGACCCGCCAGGTCGACCTCGGCGAGTAG